In Lolium rigidum isolate FL_2022 chromosome 3, APGP_CSIRO_Lrig_0.1, whole genome shotgun sequence, the genomic window ATCGGAAGCCTGCATGCCATTTAGTTGCCATCGACGGTGGCTGGTAGGCCGGTCGACCTACCTCTGGCCGACCTGCCCTGCCACCTGACGCAAGCCGACCGGTCGACATGTGGCCGGCAAAGTCacatatttgattttttttttgaaacgtgcAACATTCCCAAAAATGATTAAATAATTCATATTATTTCGTTCTTTTTTTTTCATCTACATCATCTGCtggagctgtttttttttttccaaCGTGATGTAAATGGAAGATTTTACCTTGGCGCGCGAGTGGGCTCTTTTTAAGACGGGCTCCCTATGGTGACGGCGAGCTGCCGAGCACCCTCCTCCACCCGCGTCAACCCTCCAGTCTTGGCATTTCCACTCCCTCCTCCCCTCTTCCACCAtgccggcgccgtcgccgtcgccacccgCCAGCCTGGCCGTCCCGGccaccgtcctcctcctcctctctctcctcgtcgcgaccaCCTCCGCGGCCAACTTCACCTGCGCCGCGCCGCCGGGCACTACCTGCCAGTCCGCCATCGGCTACCGCGTCCGCAACGCCACCACCTACGGCGCGCTCGCCTCCCGCTTCAACACCACCAACCTCGCCGGCCTCCTCGGCGCGAACAACCTAGCGCTCACCACCCCGCCCTCCTCCCGCATCCCCGCCAACGCCACCGTCAGCATCCCCTTCCGCTGCCTCTGCGCCGGCAACGGCGTCGGCCAGTCGGACCACCTGCCCATCTACACCGTCCAGCCGCAGGACGGGCTCGACGCCATCGCCCGCAACGTCTTCGACGCCTTCGTCACCTACCAGGAGATCGCCACCGCCAACAAGATCCCCGACGTCGACAAGATCAACGTCGGCCAGCAGCTCTGGATCCCGCTGCCCTGCAGCTGCGACCAGGTGGGCGGCGCCGACGTGATGCACTTCGCCCATATCGTCGCCGGCGGGGAGACCACCTCCGGGATCGCCGCCACGTTCGGGGTGACGGAGTCCACCCTGCTGAAAATCAATAACATCGCCGACCCCAAGTCCCTTCTCAAGGACCAGATTCTTGATGTCCCGCTCCCTGGTAAGCGCTTCTGCTCTGTTCTTCTTAATGTCACTTATACAAGTGCTTCAATTCATACGTGCAGCTTGTTACTTAACATGCAACTTTAATTGTTCTTGCAATCTTATGAGTTCTGAGCTCGGATTTAAGTTCGTGCTGAAGCTTGCCACTAGACAAGTAGTACCAAACAAGGACACAAAGCTAGGCTTACAGTAGGATAAACTAATTCTAGTCAACTACACGCAGGACCATCTAGCAGCCTAGGGAAACTGGGGAAATATTAGTTCCGTTTGTTTGTTTGTTAATTTACCCTGTTGAGCTTAGGTGTTACTGTAGTAGTTCTGTCTACTCAACAGGGTCAATTCAGATTAATTTGAGACTGCAATTCTGACAATTCAGATAAATTATTGCAGGATACTGCAGTTAGTTAATGATACATAGTACAATTCTCTAGTAAGTACGTACTACATTTGTGTTGAAGCTTTTCAGTTGACTAGTCCCAGTCTGCCAGAATGCAAGTTAGCTTGCAATCCAATAAACtaatttttcgcgaaaacgcaaagatTGCGTTTCGATTCATTGATAGAAAAGGAGTTTATATTACAAGCCTAAGAAAAGGCCGAACGCCCACAGTACACACCCGGCACTCAAACTAGACTACGACAAAAAAGCCGAATATCCGTCGAGTGCTCCTCCAGGACGCTGCAGAGTGAGCTCCAATAAACTAATGAGTTGATTATAGACAGTCACATGCATGACCTCGGACTGGGGAAAGTAAAAAATACCACAGTTATGTTTCTTTGTTTAATTAGCCCTATGTAGTACTGATTGAAACTGAAATCCGGGAATGCAGTTGTGATAAATTACTGCAACATGCTAGTTCTTATATTTCTTGGATTTAGTGTGATCTACACATCTTCAATGAACTTAAGCCATGGTGCCTGTCCCCCTTGGATAGAGCTTTAGTCGAAATATTCGGTGATGACTCGAGATGCATAAGATAAGGTTGCTTCACATGTTTCAGTTGTTCAGAGGGATTGAGACCTCATGCCTCCACCGTGAACGTGGTAGCATTTAGAAATGTCGCTATATGCCCATCATGTGTGCCAGGGCACAGGGCTAATAAATCGCAACCGTTTAATTGTTGCAGAAAAGACATACAGTTCTCCTGCATTGTTTGGAAAAAAAATCTTCCAGAAAAATGCGTCCGAgataattctgttgaagaaaataAGATTGGAAACTTGAGCCTTGTTTGGACTTGTTTAATTGGTTGTTAGCTGTTGCTGTCTCCGGACAGACTGTCAGACTTTTTGGACTCAAACTATGAACATACTACTAATCCACAAAGTAGACTCTGACTAGACTGCTCAGTGCTCATATATATTTGAAGATTGTAGATGGATTCTTTTGACTACTATTTATTCTAGTTCATAAAAAATCGCCACATGTACTAAATAGTGTTCTGAACCTGGTATTAAGTGCTTGCCTAATTTTGGTAATGCTCAGTTTGCAGTTCATCGATCAGCAGCACCTCAGCTGATCACGATCTGCGCGTCCCGAATGGCACTTACGCGCTCACGGCACAGGAGTGCATCAAGTGCAGCTGCAGCTCAAACACATTCCAGTAAGCAAATAATTAAGCTCACATGCTTCCACATCTGCAAGCTATATCTCAAGCAGTGACCAGGGGAATAATCATTTATTTTCAATGTGACGATCAGGCTAAATTGCACCGCCGTGCAGGGCAAGAAGGAGTGCCCAGCAGTGCCGTCGTGCAGCGGAGGGCTGAAGCTTGGGGAGACGAGCGGCGCTGGTTGCGGATCCACGATGTGCAGTTACAGTGGTTATTTGAACAGCTCATCACTCAGCATACAGACCACAACTGTCAGCAACCAGACAAAATCATGCCAAAGTAGTAAGTGTAACCTGTAAACCTAGAGACTTTCCGAGGCTCTGAGTCGCAGAGTTTATGTGAATCTGGAGTGTTATGGCTATCTAACTGTTGGTATTGCAGGTGCAGGATCTGATGGGTCGCGGTTCGCGGGATCCATGTGGAGGGTGTCTGCTATCTCATTCCACATGGTGCTGATCATGATCTGTTTCCTTTGATACTGAAGACGACAACTCTAGATACATATATATCTTTTAAAAAACTCACAGTATGCCAATTTGTCGattgttgtgattgttgttgtaACTTAAAATGCCGGCTTACTAGCTTTTCATTTTAATCATTCTTCTAGAAAATAAGTGGTACTACTTAGTGTAGCTGTCTGAATAAAGCAATCATGCACGTATGTGTTATCTGGAAATGAGTACTGAATAGTACTTAAACAGCTTTGGGAGTTGTtctgttagagcatccccacccgTTGGCGcttcccacgcccaaatccggcgaaattttcgtccagattggaggaagatttggcgtggggagcgccgaagttccagctcgCCCCCGGCAGAGaaaccccaacctcgaccatttgacatatttcaaacaaatttaacataaaatttaacaagttcggcgaccaagagtacaaaaattgctgaaacaaattcggcgataatcagtacaatgtttaacaagtgctgaaacaaatgaagcacacaatttcacaatttttcaaacaaagtaagacagactagttggcgtcggcgttggcgttgcctcggagcctccatatgtg contains:
- the LOC124701344 gene encoding chitin elicitor-binding protein-like, producing the protein MPAPSPSPPASLAVPATVLLLLSLLVATTSAANFTCAAPPGTTCQSAIGYRVRNATTYGALASRFNTTNLAGLLGANNLALTTPPSSRIPANATVSIPFRCLCAGNGVGQSDHLPIYTVQPQDGLDAIARNVFDAFVTYQEIATANKIPDVDKINVGQQLWIPLPCSCDQVGGADVMHFAHIVAGGETTSGIAATFGVTESTLLKINNIADPKSLLKDQILDVPLPVCSSSISSTSADHDLRVPNGTYALTAQECIKCSCSSNTFQLNCTAVQGKKECPAVPSCSGGLKLGETSGAGCGSTMCSYSGYLNSSSLSIQTTTVSNQTKSCQSSAGSDGSRFAGSMWRVSAISFHMVLIMICFL